The genomic segment ttttgtatgtatgtattcgTTGCAAAATTTTTCAGGAAAAAGCTACTTCCTATCGATCTAcaagaattttgtaattatttgtcTTTTAAGACAGGTGCACCTGGAACTATGTAAAGTGTCGAAAACATTGTGTAGCATCTTCGGCGTACAGATAGCTTGTGAGCTGGCAATGTCCGTTATGATCATTACTGGGTTGTTCTATAATTTGTACATCCGTTTTTTCTTGCGAACTACAACAGACGACCTGATAATCCAAACAATTCCTACAGTTATAATGATTTTTCTCCATGTCCTGCAATTCCTTTCTCTGAGTTGCTCTTGCCAAAGAGCGATCAATGAGGTAAcctattttatacattatctATTCTATCTATTCTGTACATTATTGTTCAATGGGAGAATTGAGTACTTAATATTTACTTGCATTTAGGGAAATAAGACCAGCGAGATAGTTCACATGATTTATGGATGCAACGCAGATGCTGATATACAAGAAGAGGTAATTATTGTTAcgatattcattaattattattctgttaattattttctgctttgtTGTACAAAAAACTGTACGATTGATTGTTTCAGACTCAACAATTCGGTATACAGATATTGCAATGTCCAGTAAAATTCACCGCGTTTGGCATGCCTCTGGATAACAGGATTTTAACTTCGGTTCGTATAGCATGGTTTcgagtttttataataataaatttcaaatcgtTGTGGAAGTAATAGAATGTAtgcaaataatacattttggtAATGTTCACAGTGTTTGAGGTCCGTAACAACCTACCTGGTTATCATGATACAGATGAGCGACTCGTTAGAATCGAACAATGCCATTCAAtctgcaaaatttatttaataaattgtaaatataataaatatgatcgcacattattttttaatccttGAAACTGTAACGGAGTTTTAGCGACGTGTAAATAAATGGCGCAAAGtgttgtgaaaataaaaattgcgcaAAACAGAACAATCATGTTTTTATTTGTACCAAAGGTTTCTACCTTCATCACCCAGCTGTagattttaatcaaattttatacgCGTCATATCTGTTTTAACAATCTTTAAATCAAATCGATATaacataagaataataaaacgaaagaTATCTGCGTGACATATTTTTAGATGTTTAACTTCAGAGAACTTGAAAACCGATTACTGGTTGTAATGTCAACCATGATGAGAGCTATTGGACATAGAAGTATTACGAACGGACAAGTGCATTACATTTGAAACGAATGTGCTGGTTATTACATGCTATATCCTCCGTTCCATCTTCATATTCGCTActcattattcattatattattgctgCGACGTCGCCGTGGCATATAACATATCGAGAAATGTTACGACCTATcgaacttttataaaaattataccgGCCAATAATACTGTGAAATCAAATTATACACgcactaaaataaaattagcaaTGATATGTTAAGTGGtagattattgaaataattcgtTTCTTATGTGAAAGCCTGGAATTTTATTAACGTTCTATTTTGCTTTATTgtattacgtattttattttctttatctcaTTACCGACATAATTACATTAGTAACACAATTCTGCGTTTTTAATTTCCTTGCTATTAACAAGAGAGCTTTTAACTTAATACTTGGcataatatcgattttttttccatGATGCCTCCTGGGCATTCATCCATTAGAAGATCATGGGCATCCGATATGTTTGTCGTTTGTCGTTTGTATCGCTTCGTCATCTTctatatttatcattacttATTGAGCACCAGTACCGTTTTGTCaacaatcattattatcacattattaactttattcGGGCACGACATTTATCCAAATTAGCATTATTGAATGAAGCTCACCGCGCGtcgtgatttaaaaaaatttaattttgaagcACGTTTCGAAGTTAGCAgtcatgtataaataatttcaagtgATTTAATTCCTCAATATTGCAAAGAGaagataaaatgtttttaatcctcaaaaagaaaaaacgggTCGAAAGAAATCCAACATTTGCATAAAACTGATTTCTCTCTTCGACGATTCAGAATCGTAATTTATCGAAAAGTTTTCATACTTTTCATAGAGATTTTCAAGAGATTGCTAGACATCTCTTCTTTCCGCAGGAAAATCGgcattttagaaattaaaatttcttacaATGTCATCtgcgtgaattaataatacgtCAAAGGCTGCAACTTCGTAATTTacacgacgatgacgacaacgacgacgcaTGGGCCAATATCGATCACAAGTCGGACTAATCCTTTGGGACGTAGATGTAGCATCGCGAGAGGTATCGCAGACATCGTTTTCGCTCGGACGGTCGTGGCTTTATCACGTACATCCACTTGTTCGATCATCTTTCGTCGTTTACTTATAGGGGTGGTGGCACTTAGCATTACGTTGTCCGCACGTGGAACACGCGAAGTAACGTAGCCCCAACAATACTCATCATTCATTTCTCGTCTACGAGGTAgtcgcgtgtgcgcgcgcgtgtacggaGAGTGCCGTTTAGGCTGCTGAACGtccatcgtcgtcatcgccgtcTGCCAGGAAAAGATGTTCCAGCCGAAGAGTATCCACGACATGATAATGCCGCTGACCGTGGCGAACTTCGTCCTCGGGATGAGCATCTGGTCCAGTAAGCCGCGCGGCAAGATCTTGAACATCATGTACTCTTTGTTCTGCCTGGTGCTCTACTGCGTCCTGATGAGACTCTCGATGTTGTACTTGGGAGCCTACAACGTGCACAAGGCGAACTCGCTCGGCGACATTACGTTCCAAGCGATGTTCTACGTTAACATCATTCTGACGCTGTGTATCATTCCCACCGGATGGTGGAACGGAAAGGTAACGTTCTGAAGACTATTCTAAGAAGATTATTCGATATAATTCCCAGAAGAATCCTGAAAAAGAGTTCCATCGGAGAATTCTGTAGTCTAAGAGCCAATGCGCCCAATTCCAAATTGTGAATATTCCAATTTCGATTCCAATTGACTCCCCTAATCCAGTTTCGAAACTCGACACAACTGTCGCTCCACCTCGCATCTTATATTTCTCCCCTTTTTTTCCTGGACAGGAAAATCGGCGCAAAatgttactttttatttaattttatttgcgacAGAGTGACGTCTTTGCTTTCCTTTGCAGCATATGCAGGCGGCATTGACGCGCATACTGATGTGCGAGAAGGCCGTACAAGAGATAGGGATACAGAAGAACTATCGAAGACTTTACTTGCGTCAGATTTACGGCTTAGTGTCCATCGCGCTGATGTTCACCGTATTCTTGGTGATCAACTGTAAAAGTTTATATCCGCTGAATACACCCCTGTACGCTAAGATCATCCTCATAGCCGCCACGCACTATCCTATCGCCCTAATGTACATAAGTGACGTGTCGTTTCTTCACTGGGTGAGGTAtggcaattaattaatcgctcaCGCGAGCTCATTGCGAGATTATGACAGTTTGCTACTGTAATTATACATCGctaattgaaaattatgttaaacatttaatcattttttcgttgcgtttttattaattaaaaaccaaAACTCACTCAAGGTACTCGAAGATCCGATTCGAACAGCTGAACAACGTGCTGCAGCGCATGTTAACGACCACCGCCGACTCGCCGCAGCACAAGAGGGTGCTGAAGATGAACGACGAATGGAGCAAGACCTTCATCACATCCGCGTCGCAGCAGCGAAATCGCAGGACCAAGGATAACACCGACACGATGAGGGCTGTCAAGTAAGATTCTTCGCCAGTGTGCAATTTGGTTTTCGTATGATTCAACACGCACGCACTTACACGCGTGCAAGTATTACATCATtcgtaaaatgtttttaatggGAGTAATAACTGACGCTAATTGATTTTGCTTCCTCTACGCTGAACGGAAGGCAAGTTCATCTTGAGCTGGTCAAGGCTTCCAGGACGACGAACGAAGCGTACGGCCTGCAGATTCTCTTCTCGATGACGATATCGTTCGTATTCATCACCACTCTTCTCTACTACGCTTACACCATATTGTGGCTAGATCTGAGCAAGGAAGAGTTCCAGCTGGAGATGATGCCGATCGTCGGCTGGGTCATATTCTATTCGTCGAAGGTCCTCGTTATAAATCACGCATGCTCCTTGACGAGCGCCGAGGTAAGCGTcgagaataaagaataaattgtaAAGCAACGTCTGTATCCATTTCTACAGCTTTTTTTCATCCTTTTAGAATAAAGAATACATTGTTTCACAAACGCcatttaatttttgaatatagaaaaattaattaatgggttaaataatacttaaaaattttaacccGTTAATTTACGAAATACCAATCACTGAATTTGAACGCGTTTGTTCGTAGGCTGCGAGCACGGGTGATATCATTTGCGAGCTGTACGAGCCAGCGACCAGTAGAGAATTTCGCGCGGAGGTAAGCGTCCACCGTCTTCGCTCTGTCATTTATCGATTAATGCGAGAACATTAAAAAGAAGCCTATTGCTTTCTTCTTGATACATTTATCCATCCATGACTGATATCAGTCTAATGTCGCAAGTCACTCCAATACATTTATATGGAGACTTTTTCAGATACGGGACTTTACTCTACAGCTCATACAGAACCCGTTGATCTTTACGGCCTGTGGATTCTTCACACTGGATCATACGTTCATTCACGGGGTAAATCggaaattatgtatatttactgCGGAGCAGAAACTgtcaaaaattgttgtaaaCGTTCGTGTAATTGCGTGAGTTGTTGAGCGCGTTATCTCTGGCCTACTTTGATCCCCATTTTGATCATATTACCTTCTCTTAATGAATCAATCTTATCTATTTTTCTTATCATCCCATGTGCTTACGTTTTATATCCTAGATCtcgtttttgtattatttaagtagtttttacatacatttaaGTAATTTCTACACGTGCAGttaaattaagattaattatcAAAGATTACAGAGCCACGTACTTATGGCGTGACGACGTTAGAGTGACGTGAGACGAATTAAAGTGCAACCTTGATTGAACAATCTGTGTTTAACACATAAGAATTTTCtcaaaagaaaaaggaacacTATGAAAAGTCAGAAATCCTTAAGTCTTGCATCTTTTTCTCAGGTCATTGGCTCGGTCACCACCTATCTCGTGATACTCATCCAAGTCGGAGACCTGTCGCCGAACGACAACTCCACCATGCTATACAGTAACGCAACGAATTTTTCGACGTTTAACACTCTCACAGCTGATGTTTATCTGTGAGCACGAATCTTTCTGTACGTGAATCCTGAAACTCAAAAGTCCATGTGATCGTTTACGCAAGGTACGTACTACACATACTACACACTCGTGTGCACTCGTTGATGCGAAGGCGAGAAGAAACGCTGGCTTTTACGTCAAGAGCTGCATCTTACATGCACAAAAATAATGTACTAGCAACTTGAAGCGTCATTTAATAAAGCGTTAcggtatatttttttctacaaatgATGGATTCTTGTTGACCCCGATCACTCTCTCGTCcaagaataaatttacattatagTGAGATAAAACCGAACTTTAgaactaaatttattttacagttCCTCTCACTTATCGCTTGAATCTCGTTTTTGCGATTACAGttagaaggaagaaagagagatgctgctgcaaattgtttaattgtcCAATATCAGTTAACGAGGATCCGGGGGTGTATTCTCCCCAACGATTTTCCGCCAATTAGCACGGCGACAGGGATATTGCGTCAATTACACTACCCTAAGCGCACTTATCCTGCTCGACTACTATCCCAGATGGAGGCGTTAGCCCGTGAAATTCGGTCCTCCCGTAATTCAATAGCTCTTAACTCGGTCGAGGCAGCCTATTCCCAATCAATTGACCTGCACCGTTGGATTTTCCATAttctttcgatattttatctcACGCTTAACTCATCTGTTTCCTTTGTCAGAAATTCTTTCAgaaattttatctatataaaagACATATTCGACCGTTCAAGTGAAGACAGCGAAGAACTATTTACAGAGCCGTGCGCCTGAGTCTAGTGAATGACGTGGATAAATTCGTTGCATCGAATGATGCATATGGAAACATATTCCACGTAACACATTTGGAGAACGAGGGGAGGCGCAGGTTTACATCGAGGATAGCATTAATTGGGAATTAAGGGCACGAATGCCGGTGGCCGTCAGGAGCCACCTGCTCTACTGTATGGTACTCTCTCGTCGAGCTAAGGGGATTGATTTATCGCACTCGGGGGAGACAGAGGGTTTGAGCACGGGACCGGTTCGAACGGATCAAACCAACGCCGTTGTCCCCCCGccgttaaataaaattcttaagaGACACTGCGAATACATTGTCAGCGATATTGTTTTCCACGACCGCCCTTTTGCACCGCAAGTGATCGATCCcttcgaaaaaatgtttcttgcatGCTCTATGTTTGCAATAGAACATACTGTGATCCGATTGTTCGAAGTtcgaaaaacaaagaaaataatcatttaattcaATGCTCtgtattaaaatgatttttaatcgaTTGAAGCGAGCGCGAAAATCGGTAAATAAAATCCGTAACAATGGGATGTGTTTCTCCTTCGAAACATACGGGCTGGATTAGAGATGGAAATTGTAGAAAGGCAAACAGAAACAGCACCCTGTGATCCTAATAATCCGCAAACGTCGTTTATCATCCGATAGCGGAACCGCCCTAATGCGAGACCACTCCTATTCGAGGACGCGCGCAGCCGCGTCTACTATTCGTTTTCCACCCTTATGTgttgcgtgtatgtgtgcatgtatgtacgtgtatgcTTCTATCTACCACCGACTACTTACGCGTATCGAATCGACATATTTCTCTAATTTTTGTCGCAACTCTACTGATCGAAAATATGAATAGTCAGAGTTGGAAACAGgattgaaaatggaaaaatattatattgcgttaaacatatatagataaaatatatttacagagTGTGTATAGAAGTTACAGCAGACGTCAGTAATCAAAGCTTCCTGTTGCCGTACTTCAACTTGTTCTTGAACTTCTTTGCCTTTATTCCGTACATCTTCAGCCTTTCCGCGTTCAGGGACATCATCGAGTCGACATCGTCCGGCCTGCGATTCCCAACGCGTTTTGGAACTTTACTGAATTTCGAgtctttcttattctttttagAGGCTGCAGATATTTCCTTCTTCTTGTTCTTTATTTTAGCGTTACTTAACTCTTCGCTATCCTTTTCTATCTTGATGTCTTTTTCCGTTTTGATCTTAACGTCATTTATCCGAGACTCTCGTTTTCCTGCGTCGTTTGTCTTGATTTTTTCAGAAGTGTTATTCATTCCTTCGTtatctttttctatattatttcttcttattttcttGGAAACTGGATCATCCGTCTTCAACTTGTTGTTTCGTTTCCTCTTTCCGCTCTTATCTGTTACATCCTTTCCTTCCAAATCTTTATCTTGTTTTTCGTCATTCTTACTATCACAGGCATTATTTTGCGTGCCACTTTCCGTAATATCTATATCTTTTTCCCTAGAGACGGTGTCAGTCGCTGTAGATTGCACGTCACGGTTATTGGCTTTAGATTTCTTCTTCCGCCTGCGTTTCTTACTGCCAGTAGCCTGCTCATCAGCCCCATCTTCTTGTTTTTCTTGCTCTTCTGGATTACTAAGTAAAAAAAtgacataattaatatataatgcagTATATTTAacaacaaatatatatcacattCTTATTTTTCATACGACACTCACGTGTATAAACTGCTAAGAATTTTTTGCTTGAGCGCTTCATTCTTCGCTTTCTGTTTGTACGCCCGAAGTTCCTTCTCTTCGACATCTTCCGGCTTATACTGGAGAGCTTGTTTTAAAGAACACCACTTGTTCAATTCCCTATCATCGGCCGTTAAAATCTGCAAGCGCaaaacttattaaattaaattctgagAATCGTCATTGTATATCTATTACAGATGATCCATGACTCACCTCGTCAACGGTTAATCCGTAATCGTTTGGCGTtacttttctatatttaaatCTGCAGGGCATGTCCCCGATCATGTCCTCGTAGTCCAGCGAGTAATATTGATCGAAATACTGCCGATACGAAGGGAACTGTTTCGGATCGAACTTTGGTTTCTCCTTCGCTAGAAGCTCAGCAAACTTGGAGCGTCTCcttcgtttcttcttcttcgtatCTTCGAGCTCAGATTGCAGATTTCGAGATCCATCGTAATCGGCATCCATCTGTAATCAACGTGTTTCGATGATTTCCTATACGTAAATGTGAATGTCGGTGAAATACgcgaattatatttaataagtacGTTAAAATCGGGGTCTTCGCAATGTGGTTCTTCGTACGACGCTCCTACATCGATTTTATCTGTGCTCGGATCATACTGGTCCCACGTATGCTCGATCTCCAATTCTTCATCGATATCTGGGAATTCTGGCTTCTGTTCGTCCGCAGCAACAGCGTAGTATTCGTCATTGAAAAGCTCTTTCATCTTTCTGTCGTGCTCATTCGGATCGAAATCGGAGTCAAAATCGACGTTATCGAAGCGCATATCGTCGTTTCCTGTAATTCAATGCAATTACAATCGTATAATTAAACGAGCATAATTGAACGGATCGACTTTCACAAACGTTTGAAAAGTCACGTTACCTGTGATCTCTTTCAACTTTTCTATCTTCTCTTCTATCTCTTTCCTCTTCAACGCTTTCAATTGCTTCAATTCCTCGTTCTTCCGttgcttctcctcctcctttcttTGCTTAACTTCTGCCCTTTTCTGAGCTCGGCGCGTATCTTTCTTCCGCATCGAGTTTTCCATCGTTCGCGGATACCTTAGATAAATTTCGcgaataaatatgataataaaacaatatgtttgacaattaatatttatcagatAACAGATTACACCTCTTGATGAATTCCTGATCCGGCTCTTCGAATCTGAAGTTGTACTTGTGTTCAAATTCTTCCTGCTTCTGAATAGTCCTTTCGTCCTCTGACAAGTTCTCGTCGCTATCATGAATAACATGATTATACTCCAAGTTTGCATCGTGAGACGCAGTGTCCGTGTGCTTGTTGTTCAGAACGTAATCTCTCAAAAATTTCTCGTTCGCATCGAGATTAGGATCGTTCCAGTAATCGCGCAACGGTTTGAGAATTTCCTGATCCTGGGAATCGATTTTCACCTCCTGGCCCTTCAACCATTCTTTGTACGACTCCTCTTCCTAGGCAATAGTAACAGCATTATaatgacacacacacacacacacacacacacaaattaCTAAATTACCTTGTAATATGTAAAAGGCATaaggtaattaaaaatacgatagTGAAACATACCTCCTGTTTTTCTTCCTCCGTCTTTTGTTTGATCTTTAGGAGATCATTT from the Ooceraea biroi isolate clonal line C1 chromosome 13, Obir_v5.4, whole genome shotgun sequence genome contains:
- the LOC105286259 gene encoding putative gustatory receptor 28b, with amino-acid sequence MFQPKSIHDMIMPLTVANFVLGMSIWSSKPRGKILNIMYSLFCLVLYCVLMRLSMLYLGAYNVHKANSLGDITFQAMFYVNIILTLCIIPTGWWNGKHMQAALTRILMCEKAVQEIGIQKNYRRLYLRQIYGLVSIALMFTVFLVINCKSLYPLNTPLYAKIILIAATHYPIALMYISDVSFLHWVRYSKIRFEQLNNVLQRMLTTTADSPQHKRVLKMNDEWSKTFITSASQQRNRRTKDNTDTMRAVKQVHLELVKASRTTNEAYGLQILFSMTISFVFITTLLYYAYTILWLDLSKEEFQLEMMPIVGWVIFYSSKVLVINHACSLTSAEAASTGDIICELYEPATSREFRAEIRDFTLQLIQNPLIFTACGFFTLDHTFIHGVIGSVTTYLVILIQVGDLSPNDNSTMLYSNATNFSTFNTLTADVYL
- the LOC105286262 gene encoding protein KRI1 homolog; translated protein: MTTLFNDDNSDSDGELKINESYANIYNNFREKEELHKLKARYGDDAAALDDKTSDTSSSDDDDDEMIEDPQFEKEFLITLACLKNDDPRLYDEKVKFFSDIGKPGTSKDGKSEEKGKKPKKEKSLFLRDYERKIIMEREGRFSSSEDEDDAEQKARSMTTTYVEEQRQLKDSFKDALKDEDDDENDLLKIKQKTEEEKQEEEESYKEWLKGQEVKIDSQDQEILKPLRDYWNDPNLDANEKFLRDYVLNNKHTDTASHDANLEYNHVIHDSDENLSEDERTIQKQEEFEHKYNFRFEEPDQEFIKRYPRTMENSMRKKDTRRAQKRAEVKQRKEEEKQRKNEELKQLKALKRKEIEEKIEKLKEITGNDDMRFDNVDFDSDFDPNEHDRKMKELFNDEYYAVAADEQKPEFPDIDEELEIEHTWDQYDPSTDKIDVGASYEEPHCEDPDFNMDADYDGSRNLQSELEDTKKKKRRRRSKFAELLAKEKPKFDPKQFPSYRQYFDQYYSLDYEDMIGDMPCRFKYRKVTPNDYGLTVDEILTADDRELNKWCSLKQALQYKPEDVEEKELRAYKQKAKNEALKQKILSSLYTNPEEQEKQEDGADEQATGSKKRRRKKKSKANNRDVQSTATDTVSREKDIDITESGTQNNACDSKNDEKQDKDLEGKDVTDKSGKRKRNNKLKTDDPVSKKIRRNNIEKDNEGMNNTSEKIKTNDAGKRESRINDVKIKTEKDIKIEKDSEELSNAKIKNKKKEISAASKKNKKDSKFSKVPKRVGNRRPDDVDSMMSLNAERLKMYGIKAKKFKNKLKYGNRKL